The Pseudanabaena galeata CCNP1313 genome includes a region encoding these proteins:
- a CDS encoding IS4 family transposase: MKEISVFCEKLHEHLQWNGARLLFVSMFLIALMRVKTVNLAEIATGFSGEAKVESHYKRLQRFFREFEVDYESIALMVVKVMKIPEPWVISIDRTDWRFGKTVFNVLTLGVVHHGIAFPLVWMMLDKKGNSNTRERCELCNRFLEIFGDRKIDFLTADREFVGEEWFDYLLCDPCTHFRIRIRKNTLLDDGQKQLRADVCFQDLQVGQSKVLSKPRLVWQHWLYIAAMRLEDGDLLIVATAHDPNTAIADYAKRWAIETLFGCFKSRGFCLEATHLQAPERLSKLIALLTLALCWAFSSGLWLAQLNPLKPKKHGRLPKSIFRLGFDFLRHIIFDIHLNSEAFFNSIKFLSCT, translated from the coding sequence ATGAAAGAGATTAGCGTATTTTGCGAAAAGTTACATGAACATCTGCAATGGAATGGAGCAAGACTCTTATTTGTGTCGATGTTCCTGATCGCACTAATGCGAGTAAAGACAGTAAACCTAGCGGAAATCGCGACAGGATTTAGTGGAGAAGCCAAAGTCGAATCACACTATAAGCGGTTACAGAGATTTTTTCGAGAGTTTGAAGTGGACTATGAAAGCATCGCTTTAATGGTCGTCAAAGTGATGAAAATACCTGAACCATGGGTAATCAGTATCGACCGCACCGATTGGAGATTTGGTAAGACGGTATTTAATGTGCTGACATTGGGAGTAGTGCATCACGGTATCGCATTCCCGTTGGTCTGGATGATGCTGGACAAAAAAGGTAACTCGAACACCCGTGAACGTTGTGAATTGTGTAATCGATTTCTGGAAATATTTGGAGATCGCAAAATCGACTTTTTGACCGCAGACCGAGAATTTGTGGGGGAAGAATGGTTTGATTACTTGCTGTGTGACCCATGTACCCACTTTCGTATCCGTATTCGCAAAAACACCTTGCTTGACGATGGGCAGAAGCAACTACGGGCTGACGTTTGTTTCCAAGATCTCCAAGTTGGTCAATCGAAAGTATTGTCTAAGCCGAGGCTTGTTTGGCAACATTGGCTCTATATTGCGGCAATGCGTCTGGAGGATGGCGATTTGTTAATTGTAGCAACCGCTCATGACCCTAATACCGCTATTGCTGACTATGCCAAACGTTGGGCGATTGAGACTTTGTTTGGCTGTTTTAAATCCCGTGGCTTTTGTTTGGAGGCTACTCACCTTCAAGCCCCTGAACGCCTTTCTAAACTTATTGCTTTACTCACCCTCGCTTTATGTTGGGCTTTTTCTTCGGGGCTTTGGCTTGCTCAGCTCAATCCCCTCAAACCTAAAAAGCACGGTCGCTTACCTAAAAGCATTTTTCGTCTTGGTTTTGATTTTCTGCGTCATATCATCTTTGACATCCATCTCAATTCCGAGGCTTTCTTCAACTCCATTAAATTTTTGTCCTGTACTTAG